The Blattabacterium sp. (Cryptocercus kyebangensis) region CTTTTTTTGATTTATTATTACAATTAAGTGAAAAATATAAAAATATATTAATGCCTGGTTATACACATTATCAAATTGCAATGCCTTCTTCTTTTGGACTTTGGTTTGCTGCATATGCAGAGAGTTTGATAGATGATATGTTATTAATTAGCACCGCTTATAGTATTACCAATAAAAATCCTTTAGGTTCCGCAGCTGGTTATGGATCTACTTTCCCTTTAAATAGAACAATGACAACGGAATTATTAGGATTTGAAAATTTAAATTATAATGTTATATATGCTCAAATGGGACGAGGGAAAATGGAAAGAATAGTTACAGAAGCCATTGCTTCTTTAGCAAATACTTTGGGTAAAATGTCTCAAGATATTTGCTTATATTTGAGCCAAAATTTCAATTTTATTAGTTTTCCTGATTTTCTTACTACTGGATCAAGCATCATGCCTCATAAGAAAAATCCAGATGTTTTTGAACTTATAAGAGCTAAATGTAATAGAATCTCTTCATTCCCAAATGAAATTTCTTTGATTTCATCTAATTTGTGTTCTGGATACCATAGAGATTTTCAAATAATTAAAGAAAGATTTTTACCTATTTTTGATGAATTAAAAAAATGTTTTTCTATATTTAGGTATATGTTAAATCATATCGTAATTAGAAATGATATTCTTCAAGAGGATAAGTATAAATACTTATTCAGTGTAGAAGTAGTCCATAAACTTGTAAAAGAAGGAATGTCATTTAGAGAAGCTTATAAGAAAGTTGGTTCTAATATAGAAAATGGATGTTTTGAACCCTTTACGATGGGAATTTATTCTCATGAAGGAAGTATAGGTAATTTATGTAATCAAAACATTCGGAAAATGATGCAAGACGTAATAAAAAAAATTGATTTAGAAAAAATTAACAAGGTTATAGAACGATTAATTTATGGAATAAAAACTTAGAATTTAAAAATCAAATTTTTTTTTTCAGGATAGATTTTTTATAGAACCAATCTTTTATTTTTTGATGATGTCCAGATAAAAGTATTCTGGGTACAGATAGGCCTTTATAAATGAGTGGACGAGTGTAAAGAGGGGGAGGAGGTATAGATCCAATTTGAAACGTATCTGTAATCATAGAATCTGGATTATTTAGTACTCCAGGTAACAATCTAGTTACAGCCTCTACTACAACAGCAGCGGCTAATTCTCCTCCAGATAAAACATAAGGACCAATAGATATTTCTTTGGAAATTAAGTTTTCTCGGATTCTTTGATCAATACCTTTGTAACGACCACAAAGAATAATAATATTTTTTTTACAAGAAAATTCATAAGCATATTTTTGTGAAAAAATATTTCCATCAGGAGTCATAAAAATTTTTTCATCATAATTTCTTTCTGAAAAAAGTTTATGGAAACACCGATATACAGGTTCTATTCTAATAACCATACCGGATCCTCCTCCATAAGGATAATCATCTACTTTTTTACGTTTTCCTAAACCATATTTTCGTAAATCATGAAGATAAATTTCTATGATTTTTTTATTTATAGCTCTTTTAATAATAGAATTTGAAAAGGGCCCCTTGAGTATTTCAGGAATAACGCTAACAATATCTATACGCATTTTTTTTAGTAATATACACTTTGACTAAGAATCTATGAATGAAAATAGTTAAAAAATTCTACCTTTGTGAATAATTTTTAAGAATGAGTTACCTAGTTTCCATAGTAGGACGTACGAATGTAGGAAAATCAACTTTATTTAACCGTATTATAGGACAAAGGAAAGCTATAGTTCATGGTCAAAGTGGAGTAACGAGAGATAGAATTTATGGAGATTCTGAATGGAATGGAGTCCATTTTTCTGTAGTAGATACAGGAGGTTATAATCCCCCCAATAATACAGATATAATCGATACAGAAATCAGAAAGCAAATTTTAATAGCTGTAAAAGATTCTGATGCCATTTTGTTTTTAGTGGATATGAAAATAGGTCTACTCGATCTAGATATCGAAATTTCTCAAATACTTAGAAGATGTAAAAAATCAATTTTATTAGTAGTGAATAAAGTAGATAACGGAAAAAATCTATATCATGATACAGATTTTTTCCGTTTAGGATTCAATAACTATTATTGTATATCCGCTATAAATGGAAGTGGAACTGGAGAAATGTTGGATAGATTAATAGAAATATTGAAAGGATTAGTAGAAAAAAAAGTAGAGAAAGGGGAGGGATTTCCACGTTTTTCTGTAATTGGGCGACCCAACGTAGGAAAATCTACATTAATTAACTCTTTTTTAGATAAAAACCATCATATTGTCACAAATATTTCTGGTACCACAAGAGATAGTCTAGATGTTTTCTACAAAAAATTTGGATATAAATGTATTTTAGTTGATACCCCTGGAGTTAGAAAAAAATCAAAAATAAGTGAAAGTATTGAATTTTATTCTACTATGAAAACGGTGAGAACTATTAAATACACAGATATTTGTTTTTTGATGGTAGATGCGGTTCGTGGATGGGAATCACAAGATAGAAATATTTTTAGATTGATTGAAAAAAATCAAAAAGGGGTCATAATTCTTATTAACAAATGGGATTTATTACATAATAATAAAAATTTTTCTATACAGAAAAATTTCGAAATTTTTATTAAAAAAAACATTGCTCCATTTGACAATGTTCCCATACTTTTTATATCGGCTAAAAATAAGGATGGAATATATAATATTATACCCATAGCTTATCATATTTTTAGAAAACGAAAAGAAAGATTAAAAACGAATTTATTAAATAGAGTTATGTTACCCCTTTTTAAAAAAAATCCTCCTCCTACTATCAAAAAAAAATTGATTAAAATCAAATATTGTACTCAATTGCCTACATATACACCAAAATTTATTTTTTTTTCTAATTACCCTCAGTATATAAAAGAATCTTATAAAAGATTTATTGAAAATAAAATTCGTTATCACTTCGATTTCATAGGAGTTCCTATACAAATTTTTTTCAGAAAAAAATAATTTTTTTATAATTGATCTATTTATTTACTTAGTGGTTTTGATAAAATAGTGATAACACATTTAAGAGGAAAATTAATCGAAAGGGATCAATCTTATTTAATAATAGATTGTAACGGAATAGGATATTATATTCATATATCCTCGTCTACTTATTCTTCTTTTTTATTAAAAAAAGTAGAAGAGGAAATCTATATATATACTTATCTTTTTATAAAGGAAAATAAACATGTTTTGTATGGTTTTTTTGATAGAATAGAAAGGAAAATATTTTCTCATTTGATATCTGTAAATGGGATAGGACCAAATTCTGCTATAACATTGTTATCTTCATTAACTCCATATGAAATAGAAAAATCTATTTCTAAAGAAGATACAGAAGTATTTAAAAGTATTAAGGGAATCGGTATAAAAACAGCTCATAGAATTATAATAGAACTTAAAGATAAAATAGGTCTTCTTTCTAAAAAAGGAAAAGATGTTACATTATTCGATAAAAATACACCATCCATTATAAAAAAAGAAGCTTTAAGGGCTTTGATTGTATTGGGTTTTTCTCCTAAAGAATCTAAAAAAGTTTTAGAGGATCTTTTAGAGAAAAATCCAAAATTTACTGTAGAAAATTTAATCAAAGATTCTTTAAAAAAATTGTAAGATCGTAAATTATTATTTTCAATTTATAATTGATGAAAAAAAAACAAACTCTAAAAATAATATATTTTTGTTTTTTTCGTGAAATTGATTAATTAATATTTACCTCTTTATTATGAAAATTTTTTATCCATCAATTATAGTCATTCTTTTTATATTATCTATTTTCGATCTTATTGTAGGGTTGATTAACGATGCCGTAAATTTTCTTAATTCCGCTATTGGATCTAAAGTAGCTTCTCGTAAGACTATCATTATTTTTGCTAGTTTAGGTATTCTATTGGGAGCTTTTTTATCTAGTAGAATGATGGAAATAGCAAGAAAAGGTATTTTTGATCCGTCTTATTTTTATTTTTCAGATCTTATTTTTATTTTTTTAGCAGTTATGATATCCGATATTATTTTATTGGATATTTTTAACACTTTAGGGTTGCCAACCTCTACTACAGTATCAATGGTTTTTTGTTTATTAGGAGGAGCCTTCAGTATTTCCATGATAAAAATTTCTTCTCCATTAAGTAATGAACCCCTTCATCATTTAAGTCAATACATTAAAGCGGAAAAAACATTGACAATTGGTATAGGAATTTTTTTATCTATTATAATTTCTTTTTTTTCTGGTGCCTTTATTCACTATTTTATACGGATTTTATTAAGTTTTGAATATAAAAGTAGATTAAAATATGCAGGAGTTATATGGGCCTCTATTTCATTGAGTAGTATGACTTATTTTTTGATTGTAAGAGGACTTCATAGTACTTTACAAGGATCCATGTATGATAATTTATCAGTACAATCCCTATTGATTCCACATTTTATAAAGTGGATCCATCATAATTTTTTTTTCTTTTTTATTTTATTATTTACAACTTGGATTATTGTGTCTAAAGTATTTGTTTTTTTAGGATATAATATATTAAAATTTGTCGTATTATATGGAACATTTTCTTTAGCTATGGCTTTTGCAGGAAATGATCTAGTAAATTTCATAGGAGTTCCTATAGCTAGTATACAATCTTATAACATATGGAAAGAAGCAGGAAGTCCTCCTGCAGAAGGATTCAATATGAAAAGTTTATCTGGAAATGTACAGATTCCATCTTTTGTTCTGATATTTTCAGGTATAATTATGATATTAACACTTTGGTTTTCTAAAAAAACAAAAACCATTACCAGCACGGAAATTAATTTAAGTAGACAAAATGAAGGAAACGAAAAATTTTTATCCAATTCTTTTGCAAGAGGAATCGTTCGGTTTTTTTTATTTTTCGGAAATAAATTTTTTAATTTATTTCCGAAACGATTTCTTGTTAAAATAGAAAAAAATTTTAAGAAAAAAATCCAAAAAGAGGAAAATATTTCTGAGGAAAATATTGCTTTTGATCTGGTTAGAGCTTCTTCTAATTTAACTATATCTAGTATATTGATCTCTATAGCTACCGTTAAGAATCTTCCCCTATCTACTACTTTTGTCACTTTTATGGTCTCTATGGGGACTTCTCTTTCAGATAGAGCGTGGGATAGAGAAAGTGCTGTTTATCGAATATCAGGAGTTTTAAAAGTTATAAGGGGATGGTTTTTAACAGGGGTTATAGCATTCACCATGGCAGGAATTATAGCCTATTTTTTGTATTTTATAAAGGTATGGGCACTTATATTTTTTATTTTTTTAATGGTATTGGTTTTTTACAAAAGTTATAAAAAATATCAAAAAATACAATATCAAAAAGTTGAAGAGGAAAAAACTATTTTTGGTATAATAGGATGGATAAATTTAAACAAAAGTTCCGAAAGTTCGGATATTTTAGAACCTATGCTCAAATCTATAGAACTTATTTACAAAAATAGTATAGAAGGAATTACTAAAGAAAACTTGAAACCCCTTAAAGATAGCAGAAAAAACTTTTTAAAAGTAAAAGAAAATTTTACGTATATACAGAACTCTTTGATTAGAGTTATAAAAAAAACGAGGAATAGTGACCCTATTTTTGGAAGACTTTATATACGTATATACAACAAAATTAAAGAAATATTGGAATCCGAAGATATTATTACCAATTGCACTTTATTTCATGTAATTAATAGCCATAACCCTTTAAAATACAATCAAAAAAAGAATTTGCTTACACTTGAACATTTGATGATGGAATATTTCAGTATTCTAAAAAAAATTATTATAAATAGAAATTGTAAATATGTTAGCCATACAATAAAAATTAATATTCTAAAAAAGATTGAGGAACAAATAAATCAACAGGTGAAGGGAATTATCCATAAAAAATATGGGACTAAAAATACATTATTAATGTTAGACGTTCTTATCCAATCAAAAAAGATTACAGAGAATATAGAAGATCTTATCCTATTATATAAAAATTTTTTATCCCATATTTCTTCAAAAAGAGACACTTCCATTTTAGTTCTAAAAAATATAAAAATTTAAAAGGTCATCATATTGCATCCTCGTCGTACATCTATCTGATAAATCCATTCTTCCTAACACTTCAAATTCCTCGTCATTTCTTCTTTTCCTAAATTATTGGTAGAAATAAAAGAAAAAGATAAATAATTGGATAAATCAATAATATCAATTCCATCAATTTTATTGTTTTTTTTTCTATATGAAGAAAAGAAAAGAATCTTTTTGGTCTCGTATGTATACTTTCATCCAAGGTTTACATAGAAATATACCGTTTTTTTTTCATATTCTTGTGAGAAAGTAATTCTTTCATTCCATATTACGAATGAATATCTTTTACACGAAAACCATTTTTTAAAAGATGATGTAATTCTTTTCGAATTATTTTTTTTTTACCCCTTTCATTCATCCTTTCTCCATGATTATAATATTCTTTTTTTATATTTTCCTTATTTTTTTTAAAGTTCATTTTATTAAATTTGAAAATATAACTCTTCCAATTTTTTAAAAAAGAACTGGGGTCCTTTTCTATATATGGAGAAAATATATTGAAATTCTTTTTCAAAAGAATTTTGAAAAAAATGATAAGGAATTAAATTTATTTTTTCATTTACTTCTTTAAGTAAAAGAATACATATTGATAGATAAAAAAAATATTTTATTAATCCTAATATACCACCTAACCATTTTTCAATAGGTTGTATCCATGTAATTATAAAAAAAAATTCTAGAATTTTTTTAGTTAAAAAAGCTGTTAAAATTATCAAAAAAAATGAAATTATTATAGAATAACCAATAAAAAAAGGTTCTTTATTACTCCCATTTACTTTTTTTGGTAATATTTCTGAAACTAAGTAAAATATATCGATACCTTTATATATCAATATAAAAAATATCATGAATACAAATAACTGAGACAATAACCCTTTTTTATAACCATGATATCCACCATATAAAAGGGTAATCAGAATAATTATATCTGTGATCATCATCATAAATATTCTTATTTTTCTAGTAAGCTAATAACATAACATGAAAAAAGAATTTATACGAGAATTTCATATTAATTGGAATAAAGTAATTGTATATATACAAAATCATTTTTACATAAAAGAAAAAATTAATCCTATTGGGATTATTTACCTTATAGGTATTCAAGTTCTAGGCAAAGGTATAAATAGATTTTTTAAAAGAGAAGAAAAAATAAATATTTTGCATATTGCAATATGTAGAATTTTAGAACCTTTTGGTTATTACGTATTTATTGGTAGGGATCGAGAAGGATGGCCACATTATTTATTGAAAAAAAATTATTCCTTTTTAAAAAAGGAAGAAAAATATTTTTTAATTAAAAAAGCAATCATTCGTTATATGATTGAAGAAAATATTCTTGATGATATTTAGAAAAATAAATAATCATATTTTATGGATAATAAAATGAATAAAATCAAAGAAGAAATAAAAATTTTTCAGGCTAAAAAATATGAAGATTTAGAAGAATTCAGAATTAAATTTTTGGGTAAAAAAAAAGGAATTTTAACGATTCTATTTAAAGAATTAAAAAAAATACCCATTCATAAAAGGAAATTTTATGGTAAAATAATCAATGATTTAAAAAAAAAGGTTCAAGAAAAAATACAAATGAATCATCCCAAAAATTTTCTTAGAAAGGAAAATATCTTAAATTTTGATCCTACAGTTCCAGGAAAATCTATAGAAATAGGATCTCTACATCCTATATCTATTCTAAAGAATAGAATTATAAACATTTTTAGAAAAATAGGTTTTTCTTATGTAGAAGGTCCTGAAATTGAAAACGATTGGCATAATTTTACGGCTTTAAATTTTCCTATAGATCACCCATCAAGAGATATGCAGGATACATTTTTTATACACAAAAATCCAGATATTTTGTTACGTACACATACTTCTTCTGTTCAAATACGATATATGAAAAAAAATTGTCCCCCTTTTCGTATTTTATCTATAGGAAAAGTATATAGAAATGAAACAATTTCCTCACGTTCCCATTTTATGTTTCACCAAGCAGAATGTTTTTCTATAGATAAAAAAGTATCTTTTTCAGATCTAAAAAAAACCATTCAGTATTTAATAAAATCTCTTTTTGGAGAAGTAAAAATAAGATTCCGTCCTTCCTATTTTCCATTTACAGAACCTAGTGCTGAAGTGGATATCTATTGTAAAAATAAGAATAATACAGGATGGTTAGAGATCATGGGATGTGGGATGATAGATCCAAAAGTATTGAAAAACGTAAATATTGATTCAGAAATTTATTCTGGATTTGCTTTTGGAGTAGGCATAGAAAGAATTGCTATACTGATTTATCAAATCTATGATATTCGACTTTTTTTTGATAACGATATTCGTTTTTTAAGACAATTTCAAAGTGATTTTTAAATGATTCATTTTATTAATGAATATTTTTTTCTTTGTCGTACTACTTCATATAAAATGATTCCACATGCTACAGAAACATTTAAAGAAGATATTCCTTGTATTGCTGGTATTTTTGCCTTTTCATAGGAAAGTTCTAAATATTTATGGGAAATTCCATTTTCCTCATTTCCTAGGATTAAAGCAGTAGGAAATGAAAAATCAATATCATACCAATATTTATTAGATTTTTCTGTAGCTGAAACAATTTTTAATCCAGATTTAATCAAATATTCTATAGTTTTTCCAATATTTTTTTCTTTACATATCGGAACTTTAAATAAAGCACCTGAAGAGGTCTTGATTGAATCAGATCCAATCATAGCCATCTCTTTTTTAGGAATTATGATAGAATCTACACCTGCACATACCGCAGTACGAATGATAGATCCAAAATTTCTTACATCGGTAATACGATCTAAAATGAGCAAAAGTGGATTTTTTCCTTTTTCATAAAAAATAGGAAGCAAATCTTCTATATGATAAGTTTTTATTGGTGAAAGAATTGCAAAAACTCCTTGATGATTTTTATTTTTCCATTGATCAAATTTTTTTTTTGAAACGGAGTGAATTTGGATATTATTTTTTTTGGAAAGATTTATTAATTTTTTTTTATAAGTATTAGATCCTTTTTCCCATCCTCTTTGAAAAAAGAGTTTTCTAATAGTAATTTTGGATTGAATTGCTTCTATTAATGGATGTATTCCATAAATAACTTCTAATTTATTCATAATCTTTCTATTTCTTTTTATCAAAAATTTTAAAAAATAAATCTTTGATAAAAAATCGTATAAAATCTTTACATAAAAAAAAGATAAAGAATAAAAGAAAAATATATAAAATAGTAATAATCCCAAATCCTAAAATATAATTTCCAAAATAATAGGATAGAAAAAAAGATAAAGAAAAACTTCCTAAAAAAAGAATCATTATGAAAAATATAAATAAACAAAAATTAAGAAAAATTTCTGTAATGATGGAGACTAAAACTTTAGTTACTTCATTTTTAAAAAAGTTCAATTTTTTATTGATCAAATTTTTGATAAATGTGAACATTAAAAAAAGAATTATTAAGTCCCCAATTCCTCTTCTACTTTGTCTATTTTATCTATTTTATTTTTTTTCCATTTTGCTTCAATGTCAGATTTAATTTTATGTACTTTTTTTCCAATTTTTTTACCTATTTCTTGTAAATTATCTCTTAATTCTTCTGTTTTCCCCCCTAGTATATTTCTAATTTTATTTTCTTTTCTTGTAGATAAAATAATTCCTACTATTAACCCTGCGATAGTTCCCAGAATCAATCCCCAAAAAAAACTTCCTCCTTTTTTCATAAAAAAAACAATTTTATATTTATAGATAAATTTACAATATTTACGTACAAAATGGTATTTGTGAATATATGAAAATATTTTTCTATATGTTAGATATTAAAAAAAATTTTTCTCTCAAAAATTTTAATACATTTGGAATAAATGTTTATGCACATTATTTTGTAAATGTGAAGAGTCTAGAAGATATAAAAAAAACTTTTTGTATATATCCATACATTCCTAAATTTTTTTTGGGAAATGGAAGTAATATTCTTTTTTTAAAAAATTATTATCAAGGACTAGTAATAAAAATGGGAATAAAAGGGAAGAAAGTGATGAAGGAAAACAATTCTCAAGTCATTGTTAAAGCTTTTGCTGGAGAAAATTGGAATGAATTTGTAGATTGGACTATAAAAAAAGGATTCAATGGATTAGAAAATTTATCGTTTATTCCTGGTACAGTTGGAGCCGCCCCAATTCAAAATATTGGAGCGTATGGATCAGAAGTAAAGGATACTTTATTAGAAGTCCAAGTATATGACCTTTATAGTGGTATAATACGAAAGTTTACACGAGAAGAATGTAAACTAGAATATCGAAATTCTTTTTTTAAGAATCCACATTCTAGAAATAAATTTTTGGTTTTATCTGTTTCTTTTCTATTAAGGAAAAAATATAAAAAATTGAATATTTACTCCATTGAAATTCAAAAAGAATTAAAATACATGAATGTAAAAAAACCTAATCCTTACGATTTAAGGAAGGCTATCTTTAATATTAGAAATAGAAAACTTCCAAATCCAAAAAAAATTGGAAATGCTGGTAGTTTTTTTATGAATCCTATAGTAGGAATATTTGATTTAAAAAAATTACAATCTCAATATCCCAATATTATTGGATTTTTTATTTCTAAAAATAAAGTAAAAATATCTGCTAGTTCCTTGATTGAAACAATAGGATGGAAAGGGAAAAAAATAGGAGATGTTGGGGTTTATGAAAAAAAACCTATAGTTTTAGTAAACTATGGGAAAGCTAGTGGAATGGATGTTTATTATTTTTCAGAAAAAATAACGAAAAAAATCAAAAAAAAGTTAGGTATTGTGTTATCAAAAGAAGTAAATATCATACAGTAAAAAATACTAAAAAAATTTTTTTAGATAAATTTTCTTAATAAAAAAAAAGGTAACAATCTTCTATCAATAGAATCATTTTCTTTTTTTTTATTTCTTATCTTATAAATATTCTATTAAAGAATACAGAAATTGAAAAAAAAATTTAATCTATGTCAATAACTTTAGAAGAAAAATCGACCAAATATATACAAAAAAAAATCAAAGAAAAACCTGATTTTGGGATAATATTATTGGAAAATCAGTTTAATAAACTGGTAGAAGAAATAAAAAATCCTATATATATTTCTTACGAAGAAATTCCAAATTTTAAGAAAATAAATTTCTATGGAAAATTTATTTTCGGAGAAATAGAAAATAAAAAAGTTATTTTTTCAATAGAACCATTTTATGAAAATGGAGAGATTCCTTTTTCTATTATAATTTTTAAAAATATTGGAGTAGATAAATTAATATTGATTAATATTTCTGGAGGAGTAAATCCAAATTATAAAATGGGTGACGTAATTTTGGTAAAAGATCATATCAATCTTTTTCCAGAAAATCCTAAAATAAGAAAACTTATAGAAAAAAAGAATAAGTTTTTTTGGATTACTGAGCTATATGATCAAAAGATGCTGGAAATGGCAGAAAATATTTCAATGAATCATAATATAATCATACAAAAAGGGATATATGTAGCATTTCCATATCCAAATTATAAAACTTCTGCAGAACAGGCCATGATACGATCTATGGGAGGAGATAGTGTTGGAATGAATATCATTTCATATGTAATAACAGCTAGATGTATGAATCTACGCGTTTTTTTTCTATCCATTATGGTTGAATTATGTGAAAATAATGAGTCTCCTTCCGATTCCATAAATTTTTTGACCCCCTTTTTTTATGAAACCGAAAAATCTATGCCTATTCTAATATTAATTTTCAAAGAATTTATAAAACTTTGTTCCTAGAATCAATTTAGTAAAAATTTTTTAGGGTAATTTTTTTATTATATTTTTCGTTATTTTTTCAAAAATTTTTCTTATTTGATCGTTTTCTAAAACAACTGGGATCCCTAAATCAGAATATTCTCGTATGGTTTGTAACATAGGAATCTCTCCAAGAAAGAAAATATCCATTTTTTTGGAAAAGTTTTTCACTCCGTTTTTTCCAAAAAAATATTTTTTTTCTTGGGTTTCTTTTTCAAGAAAAAAAGACATATTTTCTATTATTCCAAGTATTGGAACTTGAATGGATCTAATACGAAACATCCCTACAGATCTATGTACATCCGATAAAGCAATTTTTTGAGGTGTACTAACGAGAATAATTCCTTTTAATGGGATATCTTGTAAAATAGATAAATGAATATCCCCTGTTCCTGGAGGTAAATCTATAATTAAAAAATCTAAGTATCCCCAATCCGTATCATGAACAAATTGTCTTAAAGCCTTAGTAGCCATTGGTCCCCTCCAAACCACAGCTTGTCCAGATTTTGAAAAAAAACCTAAAGATAGAATTTTAACTCCATAACTAGTGATAGGATTCATTACATAAGAATTATTCTTCTTTTGTAGAAGAGAAGAATGTACCTTATCTTCTTCTAAGTTAAACATTAATGGAATGGAAGGACCATAAATATCGGCATCTAATAACCCAACATGAAACCCCATCTTTACTAAAGATACGGCTATATTGGTTGCAATCGTAGATTTTCCAACCCCTCCTTTTCCAGAAGCTACGGCTATTATATTTTTTATCCCAGGTATTTTTTTATCAGTATTTTCTAATTTTATTTCTATTTTTAAACGTATTTTTTTTGTATCTACATCTTTATATTTTATAGCTTGTAAAATATCTTTTTTTAATGTTTTTTTTATATGCATAGTCGGATGGGATAAACTTATATGTATTCTTATTTCATCCTTAAATACATCTATTTTTTTTACTATTCCAGACTCAATAATATTTTTTTTATTTTCAAGAATAAAAACATTTTCTAATGCTTCCGAAATTTTTTGTTTCATACAAAAAAATTATAATCCATATATGGATATTTTTCACAATAGTACAAAAAAATAACTAGATTTAATTTTTATAATTTTTTTCACAAAGAAAAATATGTATTTTTTCCCTATGTTCATTTTGAATAAATTTCATCCTCTCCATACGAAGATTATAGTTTTTAGATGCCCACATCTAAAAACTATGCTTTTGGAACAATTTCTTTTTTCTGATAAAGACAGGAAGTTTTTTTTATCTTTATCAGAAAAAAGAAAAAAAGAATTTTTAGGAGTACGTTACGCCCTAAGACATATAGGGATCAACATGAATCTTTTTTATAATGAAAAAAGAAAGCCTTTTCTTTTTCCTAAAGGAAAGTATATTTCTTTAAGTCATTCTTTTGAATTAATTGCTATAGCAATTAGTTACTATCATATAGGTATAGATATAGAAAAATTACGAAAAGATAAAAAGATAATAAAAGTAAGAAAAAAATTCATTAGAAATGA contains the following coding sequences:
- the trmD gene encoding tRNA (guanosine(37)-N1)-methyltransferase TrmD → MRIDIVSVIPEILKGPFSNSIIKRAINKKIIEIYLHDLRKYGLGKRKKVDDYPYGGGSGMVIRIEPVYRCFHKLFSERNYDEKIFMTPDGNIFSQKYAYEFSCKKNIIILCGRYKGIDQRIRENLISKEISIGPYVLSGGELAAAVVVEAVTRLLPGVLNNPDSMITDTFQIGSIPPPPLYTRPLIYKGLSVPRILLSGHHQKIKDWFYKKSILKKKI
- the ruvA gene encoding Holliday junction branch migration protein RuvA, with product MITHLRGKLIERDQSYLIIDCNGIGYYIHISSSTYSSFLLKKVEEEIYIYTYLFIKENKHVLYGFFDRIERKIFSHLISVNGIGPNSAITLLSSLTPYEIEKSISKEDTEVFKSIKGIGIKTAHRIIIELKDKIGLLSKKGKDVTLFDKNTPSIIKKEALRALIVLGFSPKESKKVLEDLLEKNPKFTVENLIKDSLKKL
- a CDS encoding inorganic phosphate transporter gives rise to the protein MKIFYPSIIVILFILSIFDLIVGLINDAVNFLNSAIGSKVASRKTIIIFASLGILLGAFLSSRMMEIARKGIFDPSYFYFSDLIFIFLAVMISDIILLDIFNTLGLPTSTTVSMVFCLLGGAFSISMIKISSPLSNEPLHHLSQYIKAEKTLTIGIGIFLSIIISFFSGAFIHYFIRILLSFEYKSRLKYAGVIWASISLSSMTYFLIVRGLHSTLQGSMYDNLSVQSLLIPHFIKWIHHNFFFFFILLFTTWIIVSKVFVFLGYNILKFVVLYGTFSLAMAFAGNDLVNFIGVPIASIQSYNIWKEAGSPPAEGFNMKSLSGNVQIPSFVLIFSGIIMILTLWFSKKTKTITSTEINLSRQNEGNEKFLSNSFARGIVRFFLFFGNKFFNLFPKRFLVKIEKNFKKKIQKEENISEENIAFDLVRASSNLTISSILISIATVKNLPLSTTFVTFMVSMGTSLSDRAWDRESAVYRISGVLKVIRGWFLTGVIAFTMAGIIAYFLYFIKVWALIFFIFLMVLVFYKSYKKYQKIQYQKVEEEKTIFGIIGWINLNKSSESSDILEPMLKSIELIYKNSIEGITKENLKPLKDSRKNFLKVKENFTYIQNSLIRVIKKTRNSDPIFGRLYIRIYNKIKEILESEDIITNCTLFHVINSHNPLKYNQKKNLLTLEHLMMEYFSILKKIIINRNCKYVSHTIKINILKKIEEQINQQVKGIIHKKYGTKNTLLMLDVLIQSKKITENIEDLILLYKNFLSHISSKRDTSILVLKNIKI
- a CDS encoding CvpA family protein translates to MITDIIILITLLYGGYHGYKKGLLSQLFVFMIFFILIYKGIDIFYLVSEILPKKVNGSNKEPFFIGYSIIISFFLIILTAFLTKKILEFFFIITWIQPIEKWLGGILGLIKYFFYLSICILLLKEVNEKINLIPYHFFQNSFEKEFQYIFSIYRKGPQFFFKKLEELYFQI
- the argH gene encoding argininosuccinate lyase, encoding MKIGKKETNREIENFTSGKDSELDLLLAPHDIIGTIAHVIMLESIGLLSKKDLEILIKELRYIYINEILTNNFQIDEGIEDVHSQVEFLLTHRLGEVGKKIHSGRSRNDQILVDLKLFIRTEIKEIVSMVYSFFDLLLQLSEKYKNILMPGYTHYQIAMPSSFGLWFAAYAESLIDDMLLISTAYSITNKNPLGSAAGYGSTFPLNRTMTTELLGFENLNYNVIYAQMGRGKMERIVTEAIASLANTLGKMSQDICLYLSQNFNFISFPDFLTTGSSIMPHKKNPDVFELIRAKCNRISSFPNEISLISSNLCSGYHRDFQIIKERFLPIFDELKKCFSIFRYMLNHIVIRNDILQEDKYKYLFSVEVVHKLVKEGMSFREAYKKVGSNIENGCFEPFTMGIYSHEGSIGNLCNQNIRKMMQDVIKKIDLEKINKVIERLIYGIKT
- the der gene encoding ribosome biogenesis GTPase Der produces the protein MSYLVSIVGRTNVGKSTLFNRIIGQRKAIVHGQSGVTRDRIYGDSEWNGVHFSVVDTGGYNPPNNTDIIDTEIRKQILIAVKDSDAILFLVDMKIGLLDLDIEISQILRRCKKSILLVVNKVDNGKNLYHDTDFFRLGFNNYYCISAINGSGTGEMLDRLIEILKGLVEKKVEKGEGFPRFSVIGRPNVGKSTLINSFLDKNHHIVTNISGTTRDSLDVFYKKFGYKCILVDTPGVRKKSKISESIEFYSTMKTVRTIKYTDICFLMVDAVRGWESQDRNIFRLIEKNQKGVIILINKWDLLHNNKNFSIQKNFEIFIKKNIAPFDNVPILFISAKNKDGIYNIIPIAYHIFRKRKERLKTNLLNRVMLPLFKKNPPPTIKKKLIKIKYCTQLPTYTPKFIFFSNYPQYIKESYKRFIENKIRYHFDFIGVPIQIFFRKK